One part of the Marichromatium purpuratum 984 genome encodes these proteins:
- a CDS encoding NAD(P)/FAD-dependent oxidoreductase: protein MKKRIVIVGGGIGGTMTANNMVSKLGVEIRRNQVEVMLISNSPWHYYKPAFMYVAFDMYHKAELRRKQATLLRPEVRFVVDEVEAFEFSASRLHTRSGAHYDYDYLVVSTGCLPAPERIEGLAEAGDHFYQFEPARRLAQKLRTIERGRIFITVTFPKTPDVPHQCGIAPIETTLMVDELLRRRGVRDRVEILYTYPSVSQLLRNCLFMQKQTCEVLPQIFSDRDIHFKRGFTLERVDPDARVAHSSEGDSEDFDILMSTPPIRAVDAVINSGVSEAAEDEGWLPTNRRSLQLKGHPNVYCMGDTVDLPISKAGGSCHNQSPVIIDNIAFDLRQGATPAVYDGRVQAIAQMGLEAGMPLWYDYDQDVQPPPPTKVGGLMRKTFNRGVYWATARGLV from the coding sequence ATGAAAAAGCGCATCGTCATCGTCGGTGGCGGCATCGGTGGCACCATGACCGCCAACAACATGGTCTCCAAGCTCGGCGTCGAGATCCGGCGCAACCAGGTCGAGGTGATGTTGATCTCCAACTCACCCTGGCACTACTACAAGCCGGCCTTCATGTACGTCGCCTTCGACATGTACCACAAGGCCGAATTACGCCGCAAACAGGCCACCTTGCTGCGCCCCGAGGTGCGCTTCGTGGTCGACGAGGTGGAGGCCTTCGAGTTCTCCGCCAGCCGTCTGCACACCCGCAGCGGCGCCCACTACGACTACGATTATCTGGTCGTCTCCACCGGCTGCCTGCCCGCGCCCGAGCGCATCGAGGGGCTGGCCGAGGCCGGTGACCACTTCTACCAGTTCGAACCGGCCCGGCGCCTAGCGCAGAAGCTGCGCACCATCGAGCGCGGGCGCATCTTCATCACCGTCACCTTCCCCAAGACCCCGGACGTCCCCCACCAGTGCGGGATCGCGCCGATCGAGACCACACTGATGGTCGACGAGCTGCTGCGCCGGCGCGGCGTACGCGACCGCGTCGAGATCCTCTACACCTATCCCAGCGTCTCGCAGCTGTTGCGCAACTGTCTGTTCATGCAGAAGCAGACCTGCGAGGTCCTGCCGCAGATCTTCAGCGACCGCGACATCCACTTCAAACGTGGCTTCACCCTCGAACGCGTCGACCCCGATGCCCGCGTCGCCCACTCCAGCGAGGGCGACAGCGAGGACTTCGACATCTTGATGTCGACTCCGCCGATCCGCGCCGTCGACGCGGTGATCAACTCCGGCGTCTCCGAGGCCGCCGAGGACGAGGGCTGGCTGCCGACCAACCGTCGCAGCCTGCAGCTCAAGGGCCATCCCAACGTCTACTGCATGGGCGACACCGTCGACCTGCCGATCTCCAAGGCCGGCGGCTCCTGTCACAACCAGTCGCCGGTGATCATCGACAACATCGCCTTCGACCTGCGCCAGGGCGCCACCCCGGCGGTCTACGACGGTCGCGTCCAGGCGATCGCGCAGATGGGGCTCGAGGCCGGGATGCCGCTCTGGTACGACTACGACCAGGACGTCCAACCGCCCCCCCCGACCAAGGTCGGCGGGCTGATGCGCAAGACCTTCAACCGTGGCGTCTACTGGGCCACGGCACGCGGTCTGGTGTAG
- a CDS encoding DUF1641 domain-containing protein: protein MLTATKPQDAAAVLADPDTAEGLRDLAEHLTPLLQGRRLHNVVDLLSATSDFIDMADDQLTQKLAKAFEEVVWAGWSAGNALRSASATAADSEPPTLWQLSRQLNDPEVRRGLFFVIQLLGAVGRQVALEAEIPEDD, encoded by the coding sequence ATGCTGACCGCCACCAAACCCCAGGACGCCGCAGCGGTGCTCGCCGACCCCGACACCGCCGAGGGGCTGCGCGACCTCGCCGAACATCTGACCCCACTGCTGCAGGGGCGGCGCCTGCACAATGTCGTCGACCTGCTCTCGGCCACCTCCGACTTCATCGACATGGCCGACGACCAGCTCACCCAGAAGCTCGCCAAGGCCTTCGAGGAGGTGGTGTGGGCCGGTTGGTCGGCCGGCAACGCGCTGCGCAGCGCCTCGGCCACCGCCGCCGACAGCGAGCCGCCGACCCTGTGGCAGCTCTCGCGCCAGCTCAACGACCCCGAGGTCAGGCGCGGGCTGTTCTTCGTCATCCAGCTGCTCGGTGCCGTTGGCCGCCAGGTCGCGCTCGAGGCCGAGATCCCCGAGGACGACTGA